One Candidatus Binatia bacterium DNA window includes the following coding sequences:
- a CDS encoding membrane protein — protein MRQRILFYSHDTYGLGHFRRSLTIASYLVRHLPGLSGLMLTGLESAASFEAVAGVDFVKLPSIWKSGPDRYVSRHLRVSFTRVRRIRERLVETVARAFEPHLVVVDNVPLGAEGELLPTLRYLRKRRPSVRVALTLRDILDAPERIVPRWRESGVYDALGRFYDEIWVAGSPSVFDPALLYEFPSAVSRKVRFCGYVARAPVRQDVESLRQELRLGSRPLVVVSCGGGGDGFPLLRAYVEAARALAGRGVSSAVFLGPDMPATNRHELKRLFLGIGDGVFVYDFRPDFVSFLALARVSVSMAGYNTTCEVLSQRKPAVLVPRIEPRREQLLRARALESFGLVSVVLPGELRPDVLLGAVESLLAARRVPQELPPGLDFAGLARIARRARRMLGREEGE, from the coding sequence GTGAGGCAGCGAATTCTCTTCTACAGCCACGACACCTACGGCCTCGGTCATTTTCGGAGAAGTCTCACGATCGCCTCTTACCTCGTACGGCACCTGCCCGGACTTTCCGGGCTCATGCTCACGGGTCTCGAGTCGGCGGCCTCGTTCGAGGCCGTGGCCGGGGTCGATTTCGTCAAGCTGCCTTCCATCTGGAAATCCGGGCCGGACCGGTACGTTTCTCGCCACCTTCGGGTAAGTTTCACGAGGGTGCGAAGGATCCGGGAACGTCTCGTCGAGACCGTCGCCCGTGCGTTCGAGCCGCATCTGGTGGTCGTCGACAACGTCCCGCTCGGAGCCGAGGGAGAGCTTCTGCCCACCTTGCGTTATCTCCGCAAACGTCGGCCTTCGGTGCGGGTCGCCCTGACTCTCCGCGACATCCTGGACGCGCCCGAGAGAATCGTCCCGCGATGGAGAGAAAGCGGCGTGTACGACGCTCTCGGGAGGTTTTACGACGAGATCTGGGTCGCCGGCTCTCCTTCGGTGTTCGATCCGGCTCTCCTTTACGAGTTCCCGAGCGCCGTCTCCCGAAAGGTCAGGTTTTGCGGCTACGTGGCGCGTGCACCCGTTCGGCAGGACGTAGAGAGTCTTCGGCAGGAGCTTCGCCTCGGGAGCCGACCTCTCGTCGTGGTAAGCTGCGGAGGCGGAGGGGACGGGTTTCCCTTGCTGCGGGCTTACGTCGAGGCAGCCCGCGCTCTTGCAGGCCGAGGGGTCTCTTCGGCCGTCTTTCTCGGGCCCGACATGCCGGCCACGAATCGCCACGAGCTCAAGCGGCTGTTTCTCGGCATCGGCGACGGAGTGTTCGTTTACGACTTCCGCCCCGACTTCGTGTCCTTTCTCGCGCTGGCACGGGTCAGCGTCTCGATGGCGGGCTACAACACGACGTGCGAGGTACTCTCGCAGCGGAAGCCTGCCGTCCTGGTGCCCCGGATCGAGCCGCGGCGAGAACAGCTCTTACGAGCGCGGGCGCTCGAAAGCTTCGGGCTCGTCAGCGTCGTCCTGCCCGGAGAGCTCCGGCCCGATGTCCTGCTCGGGGCCGTCGAAAGCCTCCTCGCTGCCCGTCGCGTACCGCAGGAGCTGCCTCCGGGTCTCGATTTTGCCGGGCTGGCACGCATCGCACGGAGAGCACGCCGGATGCTGGGTCGAGAGGAGGGGGAGTGA
- a CDS encoding glycosyl transferase: protein MKRQLHVAYVCADRGVPVGGTKGASVHVAEFARALRSSGADVRILAARTTGNFAEVPVVDLGGTRFGREIRKALFERARTVRERAAATEVQGLLTNQILGRELERMHRKWGIDAVYERYSLWSYAAAAFAETHDIPYALEVNAPLRQEQERYRALENPAAAAGLESFLFRAADFVVVPSRALRPYVVRRGARRGAVRVLPNAADPDRFVPTLRSRKEGDEFVVGFLGSLKPWHGLETLVPAFAKLSRLFGGYRLLVVGDGPMKGELRKGLATEGLIGKATFAGEVPHHEVPKYLAGMDAGLAPYPKIPGFYFSPLKVFEYMGAGVPVVASRVGQLAEVLAHGRTALLHRPGSIDGMVRAIERLRSSPQLAHRLARNARSTLVRRFTWRRNAERVLAMFERHLPARRRRAGRR from the coding sequence GTGAAGCGGCAACTCCACGTGGCCTACGTGTGCGCGGACCGCGGAGTACCGGTCGGGGGCACGAAGGGCGCTTCCGTCCACGTCGCGGAGTTCGCCCGCGCGCTCCGGAGTTCGGGCGCGGATGTCCGGATTCTGGCGGCCCGCACTACCGGAAACTTCGCCGAGGTTCCCGTGGTCGACCTCGGTGGGACGAGGTTCGGGCGCGAGATCCGCAAGGCGCTCTTCGAGAGGGCTCGCACCGTCCGCGAACGGGCGGCGGCGACGGAAGTCCAGGGGCTCCTCACGAACCAGATTCTCGGGCGGGAGCTCGAACGGATGCACCGCAAGTGGGGGATCGACGCCGTCTACGAGCGATACTCCCTCTGGAGTTACGCGGCCGCCGCTTTCGCCGAGACGCACGACATCCCCTACGCTCTCGAGGTGAACGCTCCGCTTCGCCAGGAGCAGGAGCGCTACCGGGCTCTGGAGAACCCTGCCGCGGCCGCGGGTCTCGAGTCCTTCCTCTTCCGGGCGGCCGATTTCGTCGTCGTGCCGTCGAGGGCTCTTCGGCCCTACGTCGTTCGGCGCGGGGCCCGTCGCGGTGCCGTTCGGGTGTTGCCGAATGCAGCCGATCCCGACCGGTTCGTCCCGACGCTGCGATCGAGAAAAGAAGGGGACGAGTTCGTCGTCGGCTTCCTGGGGTCCCTGAAACCCTGGCACGGTCTCGAGACGCTCGTTCCGGCGTTCGCGAAGCTGTCCCGGCTCTTCGGCGGCTACCGGCTCCTGGTGGTCGGGGACGGCCCGATGAAGGGCGAACTTCGGAAAGGTCTGGCCACCGAAGGCTTGATCGGGAAAGCTACCTTCGCCGGAGAAGTGCCTCACCACGAGGTTCCGAAATACCTGGCGGGGATGGACGCGGGACTCGCTCCCTACCCGAAAATCCCGGGGTTCTATTTTTCGCCGCTCAAGGTCTTCGAATACATGGGTGCCGGCGTACCCGTGGTAGCGAGCCGGGTAGGGCAGCTCGCGGAGGTTCTCGCGCACGGGCGGACGGCCCTCTTGCACCGCCCGGGCTCGATCGACGGGATGGTCCGCGCGATCGAGCGTTTGCGCAGCTCTCCGCAGCTCGCGCACCGTCTCGCACGCAACGCCCGCTCGACCCTGGTCCGGCGGTTCACGTGGCGCCGGAACGCCGAGCGCGTCCTGGCGATGTTCGAGCGGCATCTGCCGGCTCGAAGACGGAGGGCCGGAAGACGGTGA
- a CDS encoding colanic acid biosynthesis glycosyltransferase WcaL, translating into MRSGTSGRCGRIGYVLKVFPRLSETFVMNEIRALESLGEDVVVFSLHHPTEQVPHGLLRELRAPVCYVDDLPCSEASVGAAQRELCRRLGIPRADRGRYLPRKYVRLALGVAKLAAREKVSRLHAHFASRAAHVALLAARLAGYRFTFTAHAKDIYHEEVDPELLRWKIAEAEKVVTVSEYNAAYLRGLLPPGHPARAKIRRIYNGVDLGRFRSEIPASEAPPLVLGVGRLVEKKGFSVLVDACRLLREGAETFRCEIVGSGPEEDRLRRQIETGGLDGKVHLRGALPYERVVEAMRGARVVVLPAVVARDRNVDALPTVLLEAMAVGRPVVASRLSGIPEIVAEGETGFLVPPGDPEALAGCLSLLLRDPGKAAAMGCAGRRRAEGLFDLFGNVRFLRDTVFGASGEDS; encoded by the coding sequence ATGCGCTCCGGCACGTCGGGTCGGTGTGGCCGAATCGGTTACGTGTTGAAGGTCTTCCCGAGACTTTCGGAAACTTTCGTGATGAACGAGATTCGAGCCCTGGAAAGTCTGGGAGAAGACGTGGTCGTCTTTTCCCTCCACCACCCGACGGAGCAGGTTCCCCATGGCTTGCTGCGAGAGCTGCGAGCTCCGGTGTGCTACGTGGACGACCTCCCTTGCAGCGAGGCGTCCGTCGGGGCTGCCCAGCGGGAACTCTGCCGGCGTCTGGGCATTCCGCGAGCCGATCGCGGCAGGTACTTGCCGCGGAAATACGTCCGGCTCGCGCTCGGTGTTGCCAAGCTGGCGGCGCGGGAGAAGGTGAGCCGACTGCACGCCCATTTCGCATCTCGGGCGGCTCACGTGGCCCTTCTTGCCGCACGGCTCGCCGGTTATCGGTTCACGTTCACGGCGCACGCGAAGGACATCTACCACGAGGAAGTCGATCCGGAGCTCCTCCGGTGGAAGATCGCGGAAGCCGAGAAAGTCGTGACGGTGAGCGAGTACAATGCGGCCTACCTCCGCGGGCTTCTCCCCCCGGGCCACCCGGCACGCGCGAAGATCCGTCGGATCTACAACGGCGTGGACCTCGGACGTTTTCGCTCCGAAATCCCTGCATCGGAGGCTCCGCCTCTCGTCCTCGGGGTTGGGCGTCTCGTGGAAAAGAAGGGCTTTTCGGTTCTGGTGGACGCGTGCCGTCTCCTGCGGGAGGGGGCGGAGACGTTTCGGTGCGAAATCGTCGGGTCCGGCCCCGAAGAGGACAGATTGCGCCGGCAGATCGAAACCGGCGGCCTCGACGGAAAGGTCCACCTCCGGGGCGCTCTTCCGTACGAGAGGGTGGTCGAGGCGATGCGAGGGGCTCGTGTGGTCGTGTTGCCGGCCGTCGTCGCTCGCGATCGCAACGTGGACGCGCTCCCGACCGTTCTTCTCGAGGCGATGGCCGTGGGGCGTCCGGTGGTGGCGAGCCGGCTTTCGGGGATTCCGGAAATCGTGGCCGAGGGAGAAACGGGCTTTCTCGTGCCGCCCGGGGATCCCGAGGCGCTCGCGGGTTGCCTCTCGCTCCTCCTGCGCGACCCCGGAAAGGCCGCCGCGATGGGGTGTGCGGGGAGACGCCGCGCGGAGGGGCTTTTCGACCTCTTCGGGAACGTGCGTTTTCTTCGAGACACCGTGTTCGGCGCCTCCGGGGAGGATTCGTGA
- a CDS encoding type 11 methyltransferase produces the protein MKIVTADLEAEIERLLGPGLEKNSWRRDFEAFRERRLWNENYHRRRVRILSREWGKAARGTILDLGTGRGGLAVALAREGYPVVALDLRRNCCRLAKLRAYRYGLDLPAVCARGEELPFRGESFTGVVCRDVLEHCECPGLLLAEIHRVLRPGGSCFVTVINRWAWVDPHYHLFASSFLPGPLRDRYVRLRGRDKGTARDRQRLSELHSFSYREFVRWASSFGFRVRDLAAESLERYRRESTRSWLRWVRSRLLRPFSLHANHFEFLLLKAA, from the coding sequence ATGAAAATCGTGACGGCAGACCTCGAGGCGGAAATCGAGAGGCTCCTCGGACCCGGCCTCGAGAAGAACTCGTGGCGGAGAGATTTCGAGGCGTTCCGGGAGCGGCGTCTCTGGAACGAGAATTACCACCGCCGCCGCGTTCGGATCCTGAGCCGGGAATGGGGAAAGGCCGCCCGTGGGACGATCCTCGATCTCGGTACGGGAAGAGGAGGTCTGGCCGTGGCATTGGCGCGCGAGGGGTACCCGGTCGTGGCCCTGGACCTGCGGCGGAACTGCTGCCGGCTGGCGAAGCTTCGGGCGTATCGGTACGGGCTCGACCTGCCGGCCGTCTGCGCGCGCGGCGAGGAGCTCCCCTTTCGGGGTGAGTCTTTCACGGGTGTCGTCTGCCGGGACGTTCTCGAGCACTGCGAGTGCCCAGGGCTCTTGCTGGCGGAGATTCACAGGGTGCTCCGACCCGGGGGCTCTTGCTTCGTCACGGTGATCAACCGGTGGGCCTGGGTCGATCCCCACTACCACCTTTTCGCCTCGTCGTTTCTGCCGGGACCTTTGCGTGATCGGTACGTTCGCCTCCGCGGCCGCGACAAAGGGACCGCGAGGGACCGGCAGCGACTTTCCGAGCTCCACTCTTTTTCTTATCGCGAGTTCGTCCGCTGGGCGTCGTCCTTCGGTTTCCGGGTGCGCGACCTGGCCGCGGAGTCCCTGGAGCGGTACCGGCGAGAAAGCACCCGGAGCTGGCTGCGCTGGGTGCGCTCGCGGCTCTTGCGCCCGTTCTCGCTCCATGCGAACCACTTCGAGTTTCTCCTGCTCAAGGCGGCCTGA